From the Nodularia sphaerocarpa UHCC 0038 genome, the window CCATGACACCCTTAGAGGTGCTACAACCTTCATTACTATCATTAATTCGGTCTTATTTGAATGCTTTCCCCATGATTTTGGACTACCAAAGTGATTTTATTGTCCGAGTCATCCAGTTTACAGGACTAGCGCTAATTCATCAAATTCAAGAAACCATTAAGGTTCGTAAATACTTTGGCAATAGTGACATTTGTATGCTTCAGATTGCGAAAAATCTCCTCACCATCCCTGAACAATCTGTATTGAGTATTTTCGGGGTTTCTGAGTCAAAAATTGCCAACCAAACAATTCATAAATTCCCGCAACCTGAAAAAGAGCAGCAATTGGTTCCTCTTTATTACGAAAAAACTCGCCTGCGTGGTTGTTAATTAAACTTTTTTTGCATTTATCCTGGGTTAATTAATGCTAACTTCTTCTACAAATCCATTGCTAACTTCTCTGCTTGATATTGCGAGTAATATCGAGATTAAGTCCAACTTCTCGATTTACCATCCCAATTATCAACCGTTTGCTTTACCAGCGAAAGTCGCAGATAGATTTAAACAAAATCCGGCGGCTTTACAGCATAAATATCTGAATCTATTACTGCGAAATTTCCTGTACGGTATCTATTACAATGGTTCTTTACAAAGCACTTTGGCTGTTAATATTGAAACGGCTCATTGTTTGCGACACCAAAGTTTAGAAGTTAATTCTATTTTGGATGTTGATTGGGAATTTTATGAACAACTACAAACTAGCAATCACGGTAAAGGTTATTTTGACCCCAGTTGGCAGGTGTTGAGTCTGGAACCAGATGGTAGTATGGCTGTAACTAAAGGCGGTTTGACAGTGTATATTGAACCAGACTGTCACCTCAAACCGAGTAAAAAATCTGCTAAGGTGGGGGAATCAGTGGCGATTTGGATGCCTAAAAACCGAGTCCAAAAGGGCTGTTATTTAGCAGTTAGCAATGTTGGACAGGAAAAGCAAGGTAATCCAGATGTGGATTTGGGTATAGGCAGAATCTATTTTAATTTTACCTCATCTGGTGCGATCGCCTGCATGGATGGATTAACGCAGCAACTCAACGCCGCTAATATTCCTTTTACTTTTCAGGTTCTCTATAATCCGGCTGGATATGGACGTTATGATTCAGGTATACTTTATTTTGAACGCCAGGATTATCCAGCAATTCGCAAAGTTCTTCAGGTTGTTTATACAGAATATCAATCTCATTTTCTGCCGGAAATACCTTTGTTTACGAAGTTTTTAGCGCCAGGATTGAGTTTAGCTGAAGAACCAACTCAAAAATTCGCCGCACAGGAAAGTTTTGGGATGAACCGTTGTCAAATTGTCGCCAATGCTTTGTTGGAAGCTTGGGAAAAGGGTAAAAATGCAATGGAGGAACGCATGAGGGTGATTGATAAACATTTTTCCCAGCATTTGATTGATTTACAGCGTCCTTACCTCAACCCTAGTTCTGAGGATATCTATCAACCTTTGAAATAATGTCTTTTACTTATAACCGGACTATTCACCTTCAAGATACAGATGCTGCTGGAGTAGTTTATTTTGCTCATGTTTTGTGTATGTGTCATGAAGCTTATGAAGCATCTCTAGAAGCATCTAATATCCATCTCAAAGCGTTTTTTACTCATCCATCTGTGGCTTTTCCAATTGTTCACGCTAATGTGGATTTTTTTCGTCCGATGTGCTGCGGGGATAAGTTGGAAATTAGTTTAATTCCTCACAAGTTAGGTGTGAATAAGTTTGAAGTTAATTATGAAATAATGGTTGAAAATGTGCTGGTGGCTAAGGCTGTTACTAGACACGTTTGTATTGATGCGGTTAGTAGAAGTAAGCAGGATTTATCGGCTGAGATAATTCAGTGGTTAGAAACGAACCGTCACGACGCAGAGGGCGCGGAGAGAAGAAAGTCAAGAGAGATTTTGTAGATGTTCTGTGGCGATTTTTTGCAGGTGTTGACGGTTGATTTTTCCTTGGGGATTTCGGGGTAAGGTGGTTACGGAAATCCAATGTTTGGGAATTTTGAATTTACTCAGTTTTTTATTGAGTTCTGTTTGCAGTATTTGGGTGGAAATTTGGGGATGTTTGGGAATGTAAATGGCTGTTACTGCTTCTCCCCAGTGTTTATCAGGTAAGCCGATGATACAAACATCAGTTACCATTTGAGTTGATTTGATTGCGGCTTCAATTTCGGCTGGATAAATGTTTTCTCCGCCTGTAATAATTTTGTCGCTGCTACGTCCGATAATGTTTAAATAACCTTGTGAATCTAAATATCCTATGTCGTCTACTTGTAAATAATGCTGGTTCTCCCAGGTTTGCGGATAGTATCCCAGGGCTAATGATTGCGCCTGAATGGTGATATTTCCGGTTTGATTGGGATTTAAAATTTCACCTTGTTGATTGCGAATTTTTACCTGTGCATGAGGAAGAATTTGACCACTGTTAATTTTACCATTTAAAAAGTCATCTGGTTTGAGGGTGGCAATTTGAGAGGCTGTTTCTGTCATTCCATAGGTTGGTGCTAAACGTATGCGGTGAAATCTCGCTTTTTCTAACAGTTCTTCCCACGCTGGCGCACCTCCTAAAAGTACGGTTGTGAATTGGGATAGCCATTGTGTTAGTTGGGGGTTTTCTAGTAGGCGTTGTAATTGTGTGGGGACTAAAGATATAAAGAAATCTTCTGGTTTAATCTGATATTCTGGACTTGATGCTAAAGTTTTAAATGGTGCGATAGCTACGCTAGCCGAAGGCATCGCTAATTTACCTCCAGTGGTAAAAGAACGCATAAATTGCATTAAACCACTAACATGATATAGCGGTAATACACAAAAGGAATTGACTTGGGTTAGCTGAAAATATTGGGTAAATCCTTGTACAGATGCGATTAGAGTCTCCCATGTATGAATAGCAAATTTAATCTTTCCCGATGAACCACCTGTGGGAATCATGATGTATGGGAAATGGTTCGAGATGCGATGAGGAGATATTTTTATTTCTAGTCCCCAAATTATATCAGGTTGTACTAATTCTAAAACTTCTTGCCATTCTTGTTTTCCCCAATCGGGGTTACACAAAAAAACTTGACAACCAGACGCACAAGCAGCAATAAAACCTGCAAGAAATCGCATTGGTTCACGTTCTGCTAAGATAATTTTAGGAGTATTTCCAGAAACCAATAATTGCTGTAGTTCTAAATATAATTCTGAGGCTATTTGCTGAAATTTATACTTATTATCACCAATGATAAAATCTGTTTTAGCCAGTTGGTTTAAATAAAATAGGGGTGATTCTATGGACATTTAAATTAGGTTTCTTCTTAATTTACTAACCCTGGCGACTAGAAGTCGCGGCTATACAAGCAAAACCCGCACTATGGCTAACGCCACGCTACGCTAACGACAAGCTCAGTGACCACCTGCGCGGGTTAAAAGATTTGATGAATTTTGTTTGTCACCAAAATTTTTAACCTGCTAAAAAATGGTTAATACCAAAACCAACAGCCCGATTTGTTAAAGATAATTCTGCTGCTAGTTGGAGTGCGGCTTGTCTACCAATTTCTGTTTCAAAGACTGAGGAAAACACCGCATCAATTTGATGTTTTTGGCAAAATTGCCGCAGACGAGACGGTGAACCGGCTATCCCTGGTTTAATCACAAAAATTCCTCGCCAACCTTGTTGAAAACAGTTCTCAAGTTGTTGGAGTGTGGCTACAGATTCATCTAAGGCGATCGCAGTCTGAAAACTAGCACTCAATTCCAACATCGCCGAAAATTGTGACACAGGCAATGGTTGTTCAAGAAACTCAATATTTGCGGAAATATCGTCACAAATACCCAGCCATAATTTAGCTTCCTCATAACTCAGTCCACCATTGGCATCTAATCGCAATTTAGCAGCAGGTGGTAAACTCCGAGTCAATAAATCAAAAATTTTCAACTCATTATAAATTGCATCCACCCCAATCTTCCATTTAAACGTGCGATATCCCTGCTTCCACAGCTTTTCCCATTGACTTAAAGCCCCCTCCCCAGAGGGTAACAAAGCACTATAAGTCAGAAATTGGCTATATTCCTTGTCTTCCCCACTCCCCATTCCTCCCAAAGCCGACTCAAAACCAAATTGACAAGCAGGTAAATTATCAGGGATAGAGAAAATCATCTCCTCTGTAACTTCTGCGGGTAATTGGCGACAAAAATCTAAAGCCTGTTCTAGAGTTTCCGAACTAAACCAACTAATAGGGGCTATTTCCCCGTAACCACAGCCACCCAGACAAACAATTATCCCCTCACGGGTATGCCAAATCCCATGATTAGTCACAAGTGGCTGCAAAAACCGCCGCCGATAACAACGAAAATCAAACCGATAACCTCTCACCTCTCCCTCTCCGCGCCTCTGCGCCTCTGCGTGATAAAAATTCCTTATCCAGCCCCCAACATAAACCCCAAACCCAACAGCAAACAACAGGAAAAATGTAAATTAACCGCAATAAACTTACAATTACTCACCTTTTCCGGGAGATGATGATTTTCTTGAACATGACGACATAACTGAAAACCAAAAGGTAAACTCAACCAACTCAACAAAGTCCAAACCGGGAACATACCCAATAAAACAAACAGCAAAATCAGAGGATAAATCGCCCCCGTAAACCAAGAGAGGAGTTTTGCAGCTTTTGCCGTACCTAGACGCACAACAGGCGATCGCTTGCCTGCGGCTATGTCATCCTTAACTTGGTGAAAGTGTGAGCAAAATAAAACTAAGCTGGTGGCAATGCCCACAATCACCGCAGCTGCTAAACTGTTTATTGACCAACTTGCAGTTTGACTATAATATGCGGCGGCGATCGCCAAAGGACCAAAAGCAAAAAAGCAAAGAATTTCGCCCAAACCCTGGTATCCTAAGCGAAAGGGTGGCCCTTGGTATGTGTAGCCCAAAGCGCAGCACAGCAGAATTAAGCCGATAATAGTAGGGTCTTTTTGCCATATTGCGATCGCAATTATTCCCAACAGCCCAGAAACTAAACACAAGTTTCCTAACCAAAATATTAATAGCTTATTTCCAGTTAAGTTTACTAACGAATGATGTTTATTTTCGTCAATTCCAGTTTCTGAATCAAACACATCATTACTGATATTTTCCCAAGCTAATATTAAAATTGCCGCAGCGATAAAAGTAGAAAATACTACTAAATTAAAACTTTTGGTTTCCGCAAAAGCCACTGCTGTTCCTACCCAAATCGGCATAATAGCAACGCTGTACATCGGCGGTTTAATAGCCGCCATCCATAATTTAATTTGAGGATTTGCAATCTGCTTTGTAGTCATCAGTCGTGATTAATGAGATTACCGTCACCTTACAATACATAAACAGGACTTACGCAGAAGTCTGGAAAAACCAACCACAGAGGACACAGAGTACACCGAGTTATGAGAGTTTGCGAGGTTTTTTGCGTAAGTCTTCAGAAAATTTTACAGTTTTGAGAGACACCAGCACCCCTGTACGCAATTCAATAGTGATTCTGTAGGGCTGGAACTTTGGGGTTTACTAAATACTGGTTAAGTGCCAAACTTAGGGAATTTGCTGTGGTTGGTTAACCTCTTGTTAGTAACACTCACTTTTTGGCTGCAACCCGAAACTAGGAATAGCTGTTCAGCGTCTGAGAACACCATAAATACAGCAAACCATACTCTGGTGAAGTGGCAACTGAATATGTTACCTGTAGAAATACGACCACGTTTAATTACACTTTAGGAAGTTAACTTAAAAAAAGTTTACTATTGCTAGATCCATGACAGTTTTACCATGTCGCAGCAACTTCTTTGTCAAAAACAAAGACCTATACCATTTTCTGTTAAACGTTCAGGAAAATTGCCGAAATCATAATTGTGGGCAAATTGTGAGTATTTCGCTGGATATTGACTGGGTAGATCCCTTAGTTGTATTAGATAAACTTACGCAAGCAAATGACATAAATTTTTACTTTGAGAATCAAGCTAAAGGAGAAGCGATCGCCGCCATTGATACTGTGACAAAATTAGAAATTGATGGCAAAGAGCGTTTTAATCAAGCTGAACATTTTATCAAATCTTGTCTAAAAAATATTATAAACTTTGGTAACAATCAGTTAACTTTTGCGGGACCTCACTTTTTTTGTTATTTCAGCTTTTTTGATTATAATTCTCAAATAGATTATCCATTTCCATCTGCTACAGTTTTTCTGCCTCGTTGGCAAATATCAGTCAAAAATAAACGCTGTATATTAGTCAATAATATAATTATCAAAGCCAGCACCAATGTAGAAAATATATTGCAGAATTTGCAGGATAAAATCGTTCAAATTCAGTCTTTAGAATATACTTCTACAAATTTAGAGCAGTTACCAACTAAGTTTAGTAAACAATCTGTAACAAATGCTCAAGATTTTAAACGCGCCGTGGGTTCAGCCGTAGAAAAAATTCGGTCTAGCCATTTAAGTAAAATTGTCCTAGCAAATGCCTTAGATGTCAAATCCAACCATAATTTTAATTTATTCAAATCCTTAAACAATCTTCGGCAAATACATCCTAATTGTTATATTTTTTCTACTAGCAATGGGAAAGGACAAAACTTTATTGGTGCGAGTCCAGAAAGATTAATTAGTATTCATAATCAAGAGTTAATTTCTGACGCTTTAGCTGGTTCTGCACCCAGAGGTAAAACACCTGCTGAAGATGCTGCTAATGCAAATCGTTTATTAAATAGTATTAAAGAAAGACATGAACATTCTCTAGTAATTGATTTCATTACTCAACGCCTCACCCAGCTAGGTTTGTTACCCCAAGTATTAGCGCCGCGCCTGAGACAATTATCTAATATTCAGCATTTATGGACACCAATTACAGCCAAAGTTACCGCTAACGTCCACCCGTTACAGATTGTTTCTCAATTGCATCCTACCCCAGCCGTGGCGGGTGCAACGAGAGATTTTGCTTGTGCAGAAATTCGTCGTTATGAAAGTTTTGAGCGGGGTTTATATGCTGCGCCTCTGGGTTGGGTAGATGCTAGCGGTAACTGTGAGTTTATTGTGGGGATTCGTTCGGCTTTAATAGATGGCGATCGCGCGAGGTTGTATGCTGGTGCTGGGATTGTGGCTGGTTCTGATCCTGAGAAGGAGTTTGCTGAGGTGCAGCTGAAACTTCAGGCTTTGCTCAAAGCATTAGTTTAAAACTCTTTTTACAATTATCTCATGGGTTCGGTTCTGATTGCAGATTCCGTCAATCACATAGAACAAGCTCATTTTGAAAGGAATCACCAACACCACAGATTATTTTTTGCAGCACGAGCGCATCATTCTTCGTATTCATAGTAGTGGAGGGTATCGTATACTTAATGACACTGCCATAACTATATCCTGTGTCATAAGTCTATGGACGAGCTAAACCTCTACCTGCAATCACTCATTCAAGAGGCTTGCAATCACCCACCAACTAGCCCACAGCGTAGTAAAGCTATCAACAGTTTGCTGAGAGTTCTCCAGAATTTAAAGCTTACCGGGAATAGAGAAAACGATATTTACCAAGAAGCTCTATATAAAACTATGTTTAATTTGAGTAAGACAGTTTGCGAGAAATATGATCCTCATCGAGGTTCATTCTTGACTTGGTTTAATATATGCCTTCGCAATCAGTACAGGGATGAACTTCGGGCTGCTAAACGCGATCGCTCTCGCAGACAGTCTGTATGGCAAAATGATGAAGCTGAACTTGACCCTTTAGATCAAGTTGCCGCTCCGGTAGATGCTAACTTACTCCTAGATACTTGGGAATCATTTGTGCAATGGATTCAAGATGATCCTGACAATCTGCTGAAGACTTGCCACATTAGAAATAACCCAAAAGCCAATTGTCAATTGCTTGCATACTTAAAACTTGTGAGTGGTAAAGAAGAGAAAGATATTGCTACAGAATTTGGCTTATCACGCGGTACTATCTCGGCTCATTGGTGTAGAAAATGTGAATCCTTACTCCAAGATTGGTTAGAAAAAAATCAGAGGCTGTTTGGAGAAAATAATTATGACAGATAAGTTAAATCTTCTACGAGAACTGGCAATTCCCTTCCCAATTCCTCCATCGTTTCGCCGCCAAGCCAAAGCCTACGCGTCGCAGTATTTCACACAAGAGGCTCAAAAAAGAAGCTATTTGAATACTCTAGCTCTCCTAGTAGCCAATGGGTACTTACGTCTGCTTGGTTTTGAGACTAATCTGAGCAAACTAGAGAGATGGAATGCCCTGTATCGTCTCTGGAGCGAAGGGAACGAGCTAGAATTGTCTGGATTGGGTAATTTGGAATGTTGCGTAATTACCCCAGGACAAGAGACTGTAATTTTACCACCAGAAACTTCCTTCCCAGCAGAAACTTGGAGCGATGGGCAGCGACCCATCATAGGCGATAGCAAGGCGCTGCTGCAAGCAGATCGCATTGGCTATTTATTTGTAGAAATTCCTAGTTCGGAACATAACGCCAAACTGGTTGGTTTTCTACCTGCTTGCGAAATTACTGATGCAGAAATAGCAATTGCTGATTTGCAGTCTATGGATGACCTCATCGATTACTTAGTACCAGCAGAAAAAGTCCAGACAAATGATCTGACACGAGAATTTGCAGAAAGAAAAATTACCTACTTAAGAAACTGGTTAAATAACATTTATACAGCAGATTGGCAACCCTCAATGCGGGATCTGCGAGGTGCTACCTGCAAGAAAAAACTCAATCTGGCAGGACAAATATTTGAACTGCAACTTTCTATTTCTCAAAGTGAAGATGAATTGATGTTAGTGAGAGTGATTGTTCAAGGTGAAAATGCTTATTTGCCTGGAGGAATGCAGGTCAGTGTACCAGACGAATCTGAGATTTATACCGAAACAGTAAATGAAGTGGCTGATCTAATTTCTATCCCTCTGGAATTACTTAGTGGTGAGGAATTTTGGGTAGAGTTACGGTTAGGAGAAGACAGCATAAGAGAATATTTCATTGCTTGAAAAATAGCTGATAATGATTTGTAATTAAAGTGTGCTATAACAAATTAGTGAACGTTAAAATTTTCGACTAAACAAGACTTTATTCACCTCTTGTCAATATGAGTTGCTGAATTCATTGTAGTTTAAAATTTGAATTAGTATAATGGCGTTTAAAATATACTTTAAAATTGGCGGACGAGTAAAACTCAACCATGCGGAAGTTCTGCCTGTCACCCTTGCGCTTTACAATCAGCAAGAGCAAATACAAGAACTGGTTTCTTTTCTATCTCCTCTACCAAAACCTCTCGAAGATCAGTTTAAACAATGGCAGTATTATATTGGTCTTCAAGGTAATCGTAAGGTTGCTAGAAATCGGGATAATTTCATTTCCGGGACAGTTAATCTCACGGAACTCGCTAATTCCTTGAAAGCCGAATTGAACAAATGGTTAGGTAGGGATGGCTGGATCGATGAAAATGGACAGGTTGATTCACGAGTTGGTCAAGTTTTGGACAGATTCAGGGAGAAAATTACAAAGAATGATGAAGTCCAGATTATTGTGCAGACAGAAGACCGACAACTACGGGGACTTCCCTGGCAAGAGTGGGATACATTGGCTGGTTATACTAATAGGGGTGTGGAAGTTGCCATCAGTGCTACAAATTTCCAGCGACTAACTCAAAAGCAAACGCCACAACTGAGAGCAACTGCACGCATACTTGTAGTTTTTGGTGACGAAAAGCTTGGTTTTGCACAAGAAGAAGATTTTATTAAAAGTCTGAAACAGCATGGTGGAGAACCCCATATCCTCAGACAACCTACACGCCAAGAATTAGAACAAAAGTTAAAAGATCCCCAAGGGTGGCACATTTTCTTTTTTGCTGGACACAGTGAAAGCGATCGCAACGGGCGGATTGGGTGGATTCAAATTAACCCAGCCGATGGCAAACAAGGAATTATTGAAATCAGTGAACTCAGAGAATTACTCCAAAGTGCAATCAACCAAAAGCTGCAATTGGCAATCTTTAATTCTTGTGATGGTCTAGGTTTGGCAAACCAGCTAACTGAGCTATCACTACCTTACTGTATTGTGATGCGGGAAATGGTTGAGTCCTCTGTCGCCAGAGAATTATTGAGGCATTTTCTCGCAGCTTTTGTGAAAGATCGCTCTTTATTTGCATCAATGAATGCAGCCAGACAGCAGCTACAAAATAAATTTGAACCTGGTAAAAGTTGGCTACCTGTAATTGTTGCCAATCCTCTGGCGAAAGAACTCACCTGGAATCGTTTGTTTTCAGAGAGGAGGTTATCTTGGCAGTGGGAGATGGTATTGGGGATAGTGGCGATCGCTGTGCTAGTGTGCCTACCTGTAGGGATATTGTGCGAATTTCAGGGTTGGGAAACCTTGACGTTTTACACCCAACTCTACCCCCACCTGATAGTGTATCCTTCTTTGTTTCTGTGGATGCCTCTGTTTGCAGCTTACAGAGCGCATTGTATGATTCGTGTCAAGACAGGCCCATTCATATTTTTGACATTCTTAACTATTTTTCTCGTATTGGGGGGTCTGTTTTTTGAGCTTACAGGCGATCGCATCATGTTAATGGAGTTTAAATCCGATGCGACGACGACAATTTACGCACAGCAACTACCTCAACTTTACTCCAAGTGGAGAACAACAGCAGCAGATATTAAAAGCATTCCCCCAGAAATTTTTAACCCCAGTCAAGCTTTTGATGTTGATGGAAATTTGACACTAAAAAAATCAGAATTAGAACCAGCCATAGAACGAATGCTCCCTAATAACATTACGGGAATGCAAGCGCTTTTACGTATTGCTACCGCCTATGATGTTTGGCGACAAAATCCTCAAGCCTTTTCCATCAGTCGGTTGTTTTACGCCCTCACCTTTATTGCCATCATTACTTGTGGTGTTCAGATTCTGGCACTTGTAGCGACGATTTTGTTTGTACCAGATTCTATATTTAACAAGAATAAATACTTGACTTATGTCATTATGTGTGAATTAGGTATCCTGTTGTGGGTGCCTTTTCAAAGCTACAGCATAGAGAATACCAAAAGCCTATTATTTTCATACGAGTTTCGAGGAACTCTAGCTGGACTCAATGTTCTTCTTTACGCAATTATTGCCATCATAGCTTTAGCAACTATTAGCAGCATCTACAGAAGCGCCAGCAAAAAATATCAGCCTATTTTATTGTCATTCTTGTTAGGTAGTTTAGTCCTTGGGCTTCTAGGTAGCTGGTTTGGTGTTTCTTTTATTGATCATCTGTTTGGAATGAGTAGTACCAATCCCCTAACTCCTTGGTTTGCAAGTAGCATTTTCTTTGCTGCTTTATTTTTCTTCTTGTTCGTGCGGTTGATTGATCATAGCGTTGGAGACGAGTGAATATGGAAGGTAAATTAGTCAGTAAAGAACAGCAGAAAGTAATTTTGATTGTCAGCTTAGGATACATTTTGCCCGTTCTCTTGATTTATTTGGGATTAGTTCCTTTCTCCTGGCGGTTTTATATCCTGATTTTGGCTGCTGTGGCTATTTTAGCGATCGCCCAACTGTATCAATTCTCTCCTAGAGAACTGGGAATTACAAAACAAAACTTCAGCAGTTCTCTCAGTGCGATCGCTCTACCAACCTTGGCTTCTGCTTTGCTAATGTTGATTTACTATATGATCCAAGGGGCGCGTATTGATAACTCTGCGTACAGATGGCCTTTCTATATTTTCTTTGTGGCTGTGTCTTCCCCTCTACAAGAGTTTTTATATCGCGGCTTTTTATTCGGTATTTTTTCCAGAGCTAAATTAGCGATTTGGTTACAGATTCTACTCTCGACATTACTTTATAGTCTCGTTCATCTCATCTATGAAGATGTACCCACCCTGTTATCTACATTGATTATTGGTCTATTCTGGGGCTATCACTACGCCAAGTATCGGAATTTATATAGTATCATCATCTGTCACTCGATACTGGGTGCGATCGCTATCCTAGTTGGACTAGTATAAGTCTCAAGAAAATTTTTTTGCGTATTTTGCAGCACTGAGGGCTTCTCTGACGTATCTAT encodes:
- the menA gene encoding 2-carboxy-1,4-naphthoquinone phytyltransferase, yielding MTTKQIANPQIKLWMAAIKPPMYSVAIMPIWVGTAVAFAETKSFNLVVFSTFIAAAILILAWENISNDVFDSETGIDENKHHSLVNLTGNKLLIFWLGNLCLVSGLLGIIAIAIWQKDPTIIGLILLCCALGYTYQGPPFRLGYQGLGEILCFFAFGPLAIAAAYYSQTASWSINSLAAAVIVGIATSLVLFCSHFHQVKDDIAAGKRSPVVRLGTAKAAKLLSWFTGAIYPLILLFVLLGMFPVWTLLSWLSLPFGFQLCRHVQENHHLPEKVSNCKFIAVNLHFSCCLLLGLGFMLGAG
- a CDS encoding sigma-70 family RNA polymerase sigma factor, whose amino-acid sequence is MDELNLYLQSLIQEACNHPPTSPQRSKAINSLLRVLQNLKLTGNRENDIYQEALYKTMFNLSKTVCEKYDPHRGSFLTWFNICLRNQYRDELRAAKRDRSRRQSVWQNDEAELDPLDQVAAPVDANLLLDTWESFVQWIQDDPDNLLKTCHIRNNPKANCQLLAYLKLVSGKEEKDIATEFGLSRGTISAHWCRKCESLLQDWLEKNQRLFGENNYDR
- a CDS encoding T3SS effector HopA1 family protein encodes the protein MLTSSTNPLLTSLLDIASNIEIKSNFSIYHPNYQPFALPAKVADRFKQNPAALQHKYLNLLLRNFLYGIYYNGSLQSTLAVNIETAHCLRHQSLEVNSILDVDWEFYEQLQTSNHGKGYFDPSWQVLSLEPDGSMAVTKGGLTVYIEPDCHLKPSKKSAKVGESVAIWMPKNRVQKGCYLAVSNVGQEKQGNPDVDLGIGRIYFNFTSSGAIACMDGLTQQLNAANIPFTFQVLYNPAGYGRYDSGILYFERQDYPAIRKVLQVVYTEYQSHFLPEIPLFTKFLAPGLSLAEEPTQKFAAQESFGMNRCQIVANALLEAWEKGKNAMEERMRVIDKHFSQHLIDLQRPYLNPSSEDIYQPLK
- a CDS encoding acyl-CoA thioesterase, with the translated sequence MSFTYNRTIHLQDTDAAGVVYFAHVLCMCHEAYEASLEASNIHLKAFFTHPSVAFPIVHANVDFFRPMCCGDKLEISLIPHKLGVNKFEVNYEIMVENVLVAKAVTRHVCIDAVSRSKQDLSAEIIQWLETNRHDAEGAERRKSREIL
- a CDS encoding isochorismate synthase encodes the protein MTVLPCRSNFFVKNKDLYHFLLNVQENCRNHNCGQIVSISLDIDWVDPLVVLDKLTQANDINFYFENQAKGEAIAAIDTVTKLEIDGKERFNQAEHFIKSCLKNIINFGNNQLTFAGPHFFCYFSFFDYNSQIDYPFPSATVFLPRWQISVKNKRCILVNNIIIKASTNVENILQNLQDKIVQIQSLEYTSTNLEQLPTKFSKQSVTNAQDFKRAVGSAVEKIRSSHLSKIVLANALDVKSNHNFNLFKSLNNLRQIHPNCYIFSTSNGKGQNFIGASPERLISIHNQELISDALAGSAPRGKTPAEDAANANRLLNSIKERHEHSLVIDFITQRLTQLGLLPQVLAPRLRQLSNIQHLWTPITAKVTANVHPLQIVSQLHPTPAVAGATRDFACAEIRRYESFERGLYAAPLGWVDASGNCEFIVGIRSALIDGDRARLYAGAGIVAGSDPEKEFAEVQLKLQALLKALV
- a CDS encoding o-succinylbenzoate synthase, which produces MRGYRFDFRCYRRRFLQPLVTNHGIWHTREGIIVCLGGCGYGEIAPISWFSSETLEQALDFCRQLPAEVTEEMIFSIPDNLPACQFGFESALGGMGSGEDKEYSQFLTYSALLPSGEGALSQWEKLWKQGYRTFKWKIGVDAIYNELKIFDLLTRSLPPAAKLRLDANGGLSYEEAKLWLGICDDISANIEFLEQPLPVSQFSAMLELSASFQTAIALDESVATLQQLENCFQQGWRGIFVIKPGIAGSPSRLRQFCQKHQIDAVFSSVFETEIGRQAALQLAAELSLTNRAVGFGINHFLAG
- a CDS encoding DUF1822 family protein, translated to MTDKLNLLRELAIPFPIPPSFRRQAKAYASQYFTQEAQKRSYLNTLALLVANGYLRLLGFETNLSKLERWNALYRLWSEGNELELSGLGNLECCVITPGQETVILPPETSFPAETWSDGQRPIIGDSKALLQADRIGYLFVEIPSSEHNAKLVGFLPACEITDAEIAIADLQSMDDLIDYLVPAEKVQTNDLTREFAERKITYLRNWLNNIYTADWQPSMRDLRGATCKKKLNLAGQIFELQLSISQSEDELMLVRVIVQGENAYLPGGMQVSVPDESEIYTETVNEVADLISIPLELLSGEEFWVELRLGEDSIREYFIA
- a CDS encoding 2-succinylbenzoate--CoA ligase, with translation MESPLFYLNQLAKTDFIIGDNKYKFQQIASELYLELQQLLVSGNTPKIILAEREPMRFLAGFIAACASGCQVFLCNPDWGKQEWQEVLELVQPDIIWGLEIKISPHRISNHFPYIMIPTGGSSGKIKFAIHTWETLIASVQGFTQYFQLTQVNSFCVLPLYHVSGLMQFMRSFTTGGKLAMPSASVAIAPFKTLASSPEYQIKPEDFFISLVPTQLQRLLENPQLTQWLSQFTTVLLGGAPAWEELLEKARFHRIRLAPTYGMTETASQIATLKPDDFLNGKINSGQILPHAQVKIRNQQGEILNPNQTGNITIQAQSLALGYYPQTWENQHYLQVDDIGYLDSQGYLNIIGRSSDKIITGGENIYPAEIEAAIKSTQMVTDVCIIGLPDKHWGEAVTAIYIPKHPQISTQILQTELNKKLSKFKIPKHWISVTTLPRNPQGKINRQHLQKIATEHLQNLS
- a CDS encoding CHAT domain-containing protein; amino-acid sequence: MAFKIYFKIGGRVKLNHAEVLPVTLALYNQQEQIQELVSFLSPLPKPLEDQFKQWQYYIGLQGNRKVARNRDNFISGTVNLTELANSLKAELNKWLGRDGWIDENGQVDSRVGQVLDRFREKITKNDEVQIIVQTEDRQLRGLPWQEWDTLAGYTNRGVEVAISATNFQRLTQKQTPQLRATARILVVFGDEKLGFAQEEDFIKSLKQHGGEPHILRQPTRQELEQKLKDPQGWHIFFFAGHSESDRNGRIGWIQINPADGKQGIIEISELRELLQSAINQKLQLAIFNSCDGLGLANQLTELSLPYCIVMREMVESSVARELLRHFLAAFVKDRSLFASMNAARQQLQNKFEPGKSWLPVIVANPLAKELTWNRLFSERRLSWQWEMVLGIVAIAVLVCLPVGILCEFQGWETLTFYTQLYPHLIVYPSLFLWMPLFAAYRAHCMIRVKTGPFIFLTFLTIFLVLGGLFFELTGDRIMLMEFKSDATTTIYAQQLPQLYSKWRTTAADIKSIPPEIFNPSQAFDVDGNLTLKKSELEPAIERMLPNNITGMQALLRIATAYDVWRQNPQAFSISRLFYALTFIAIITCGVQILALVATILFVPDSIFNKNKYLTYVIMCELGILLWVPFQSYSIENTKSLLFSYEFRGTLAGLNVLLYAIIAIIALATISSIYRSASKKYQPILLSFLLGSLVLGLLGSWFGVSFIDHLFGMSSTNPLTPWFASSIFFAALFFFLFVRLIDHSVGDE